A section of the Pseudomonas sp. FP453 genome encodes:
- a CDS encoding ATP-binding protein has translation MNSIFLRIYGGMCAALILVALLGVLALHLLNEVRSGQYRERLAHGTFALMGDNLKPMSPIERQRALAVWERLLGIPLELRSLSDAQLDLSQRNRLQRGQVLVQQTGPHAARVLRLVSEQESLVLTGEVQQISEQLARATIYLLADELVRYPVAEQPQRLADIKEAKGFGFEMHLMALDQADMDDDQRRRVAEGDTVMALGKGGDSIRVFAGMVGTPWVLEIGPLYQMNPYPPQWLILIALIGLTLIGLIVYLLVRQLERRLKGLEAAATRIAKGNLEVRVPARGADSVGRLAAAFNGMAEHLQQLLAIQRELVRAVSHELRTPVARLRFGLEMVGDATTPEARHKYLEGMDSDIQDLDGLVDEMLTYARLEQGAPELNFQRVDLSALLDQVIGELSPLRPQVAVSRGICLSSAHWDDAWVDAEPRYLHRALQNLVSNAMRHAQGQVMISYQVGQVRCRIDVEDDGPGVPESAWERIFTPFLRLDDSRTRASGGHGLGLSIVRRIIYWHGGRALIGKSNNLGGACFSLSWPRDQEKP, from the coding sequence GTGAACTCGATCTTCCTGCGCATCTACGGCGGCATGTGCGCGGCCCTGATCCTCGTGGCGCTGCTGGGCGTGCTGGCCCTGCACCTGCTCAACGAGGTACGCAGCGGCCAGTACCGCGAGCGCCTGGCCCACGGCACCTTTGCGCTGATGGGCGACAACCTCAAGCCGATGAGCCCCATCGAGCGCCAGCGCGCCCTGGCGGTCTGGGAACGCCTGCTCGGCATTCCCCTGGAACTGCGCAGCCTCAGCGACGCGCAGTTGGACCTGAGCCAGCGCAACCGCCTGCAACGCGGCCAGGTCCTGGTGCAGCAGACCGGCCCCCATGCGGCGCGGGTGCTGCGCCTGGTCAGCGAGCAGGAGTCGCTGGTGTTGACCGGTGAAGTGCAGCAGATCAGCGAGCAATTGGCCCGCGCGACGATCTACCTGCTGGCCGATGAACTGGTGCGCTACCCCGTCGCCGAACAGCCGCAGCGCCTGGCCGATATAAAGGAAGCCAAGGGCTTTGGCTTTGAGATGCATCTGATGGCCCTCGACCAGGCCGATATGGACGACGACCAGCGCCGTCGCGTCGCGGAAGGCGACACGGTGATGGCCCTGGGCAAGGGCGGCGATTCGATCCGCGTGTTTGCCGGCATGGTCGGCACGCCGTGGGTGTTGGAAATCGGCCCGCTGTATCAAATGAACCCGTACCCGCCGCAATGGCTGATCCTCATCGCGTTGATCGGCCTGACCCTGATCGGCTTGATCGTCTATCTATTGGTGCGCCAGCTGGAGCGGCGCCTCAAAGGCCTGGAGGCTGCCGCCACACGGATCGCCAAAGGCAACCTGGAAGTGCGCGTGCCCGCCCGTGGCGCCGACTCGGTGGGGCGCCTGGCCGCGGCCTTTAATGGCATGGCCGAGCACTTGCAGCAACTGCTGGCGATCCAGCGCGAACTGGTGCGCGCCGTGTCCCACGAATTGCGCACGCCGGTGGCGCGCCTGCGTTTCGGCCTGGAGATGGTCGGCGATGCCACCACGCCGGAAGCGCGGCACAAATACCTGGAGGGCATGGACAGCGACATCCAGGACCTCGATGGCCTGGTGGACGAAATGCTCACCTATGCCCGCCTGGAGCAGGGCGCGCCGGAGCTGAATTTCCAGCGCGTCGACCTCAGTGCATTGCTCGACCAGGTGATCGGCGAATTATCGCCACTGCGCCCGCAGGTCGCGGTCAGCCGGGGCATTTGCCTGTCTTCGGCGCATTGGGACGACGCTTGGGTCGACGCCGAACCGCGTTACCTGCACCGTGCCCTGCAAAACCTGGTGAGCAACGCCATGCGGCATGCTCAGGGCCAGGTCATGATCAGTTACCAGGTGGGGCAGGTGCGTTGCCGCATCGATGTGGAGGACGACGGCCCGGGCGTGCCGGAAAGCGCCTGGGAGCGCATCTTCACGCCGTTCTTGCGCCTGGATGACAGCCGCACCCGCGCGTCGGGCGGGCATGGGCTGGGGTTGTCGATTGTGCGGCGGATTATCTATTGGCATGGCGGGCGGGCGTTGATTGGCAAGAGCAACAATTTGGGTGGGGCTTGTTTCAGCCTGAGTTGGCCTCGGGATCAGGAGAAACCTTGA
- a CDS encoding response regulator translates to MEQEAWQILIVEDDERLAELTRDYLESNGLRVSVEGDGALAAARIIAEQPDLVILDLMLPGEDGLSICRKVRERYDGVILMLTARTDDMDQVLGLDMGADDYVCKPVRPRLLLARIQALLRRSEPAEPAHVENRRLQFGPLVVDNALREAWLQDGSIELTSAEFDLLWLLVANAGRILSREEIFIALRGIGYDGQDRSIDVRISRIRPKIGDDPIHPRLIKTIRSKGYLFVPEAAADMPL, encoded by the coding sequence GTGGAGCAAGAAGCCTGGCAAATACTGATCGTCGAGGACGACGAACGATTGGCCGAGTTGACCCGTGACTACCTGGAAAGCAACGGCCTGCGCGTCTCGGTCGAGGGCGACGGCGCCCTGGCCGCAGCGCGGATCATCGCCGAGCAACCGGACCTGGTGATCCTCGACCTCATGCTCCCCGGCGAAGACGGCCTGAGCATCTGCCGCAAGGTGCGCGAGCGCTACGACGGCGTGATCCTCATGCTCACCGCGCGCACCGACGACATGGACCAGGTGCTCGGCCTCGACATGGGCGCCGACGACTATGTGTGCAAACCCGTGCGCCCGCGCCTCTTGTTGGCGCGCATCCAGGCCCTGCTGCGGCGCAGCGAGCCGGCCGAGCCGGCCCACGTAGAAAACCGCCGCCTGCAATTCGGCCCGCTGGTGGTGGACAACGCCCTGCGTGAGGCCTGGTTGCAGGACGGCAGTATCGAACTGACCAGCGCCGAGTTCGACCTTTTATGGCTGCTGGTGGCAAATGCCGGGCGCATCCTGTCCCGCGAAGAGATCTTCATCGCCCTGCGCGGCATCGGCTACGACGGCCAGGACCGCTCCATTGACGTGCGCATCTCACGTATCCGCCCAAAAATAGGCGACGACCCGATCCACCCGCGCCTGATCAAGACCATCCGCAGCAAAGGCTACCTGTTCGTCCCCGAAGCCGCCGCCGACATGCCGCTGTGA
- a CDS encoding ribonucleoside-diphosphate reductase subunit alpha, whose translation MQTDTTRENPQGSVTQAADSNLDLSATAPGQLRVIKRNGTVVPYTDDKITVAITKAFLAVEGGTAAASSRIHDTVARLTEQVTATFKRRMPSGGTIHIEEIQDQVELALMRAGEQKVARDYVIYRDARSKERAVRTPAEDAAVQAHPSIRITLADGTFAPLDLGRLNTIITEACEGLEEVDGDLIQRETLKNLYDGVALTDVNTALVMTARTLVEREPNYSFVTARLLMDTLRAEGLGFLGVADSATHHEMADLYAKALPAYIAKGIEFELLNPILATFDLEKLGKAINHERDQQFTYLGLQTLYDRYFIHKDGIRFELPQVFFMRVAMGLAIEEKHKEDRAIEFYNLLSSFDYMSSTPTLFNAGTLRPQLSSCYLTTVPDDLSGIYHAIHDNAMLSKFAGGLGNDWTPVRALGSYIKGTNGKSQGVVPFLKVVNDTAVAVNQGGKRKGAVCAYLETWHMDIEEFIELRKNTGDDRRRTHDMNTANWIPDLFMKRVFDDGQWTLFSPSEVPDLHDLTGKAFEERYEYYEALSQYPGKIKLFKTIQAKDLWRKMLSMLFETGHPWLTFKDPCNLRSPQQHVGVVHSSNLCTEITLNTNKDEIAVCNLGSINLPNHIVNGKLDTAKLERTVNTAVRMLDNVIDINYYSVPQAQNSNFKHRPVGLGIMGFQDALYLQHIPYGSDAAVEFADKSMEAVSYYAIQASCDLADERGAYETFQGSLWSKGILPLDSQQILIEARGQKYIDVDLNESLDWAPVRARVQKGIRNSNIMAIAPTATIANITGVSQSIEPTYQNLYVKSNLSGEFTVINPYLVRDLKARGLWDSVMINDLKYYDGSVQQIERIPQELKELYATAFEVDTKWIVDAASRRQKWIDQAQSLNLYIAGASGKKLDVTYRMAWYRGLKTTYYLRALAATSTEKSTINTGKLNAVSSGNHGDDSVLAAPAGPAPVPKACAIDEPDCEACQ comes from the coding sequence ATGCAAACCGACACAACTCGCGAGAACCCGCAAGGCTCCGTGACGCAGGCCGCCGATTCGAACCTGGATCTGTCCGCCACCGCACCCGGCCAACTGCGCGTGATCAAGCGTAACGGCACTGTCGTTCCTTACACCGATGACAAAATCACCGTCGCCATCACCAAAGCGTTTCTTGCAGTTGAAGGCGGCACCGCTGCCGCTTCGTCGCGCATCCACGACACCGTTGCCCGCCTGACCGAACAAGTCACCGCGACCTTCAAGCGTCGCATGCCATCGGGCGGCACCATCCACATCGAAGAAATCCAGGACCAGGTCGAACTGGCCCTGATGCGTGCCGGCGAGCAGAAAGTGGCCCGCGACTACGTGATCTACCGTGACGCCCGCTCCAAGGAGCGTGCCGTGCGCACCCCAGCCGAAGACGCTGCCGTGCAAGCTCACCCGTCGATCCGCATCACCCTGGCCGACGGTACGTTTGCACCGCTGGACCTGGGCCGCCTGAACACCATCATCACCGAGGCCTGCGAAGGCCTGGAAGAAGTCGATGGTGACCTGATCCAGCGCGAAACCCTGAAGAACCTGTACGACGGCGTGGCCCTGACCGACGTCAACACCGCCCTGGTGATGACCGCCCGTACCCTGGTTGAACGTGAGCCGAACTACTCGTTCGTGACCGCGCGCCTGCTGATGGACACCCTGCGCGCCGAAGGCCTGGGCTTCCTCGGCGTTGCCGACAGCGCCACCCACCACGAGATGGCCGACCTGTACGCCAAGGCGCTTCCAGCCTATATCGCGAAAGGTATCGAATTCGAATTACTGAACCCGATCCTGGCCACTTTCGACCTGGAAAAACTCGGCAAGGCGATCAACCACGAGCGCGACCAGCAGTTCACGTACCTGGGCCTGCAAACCCTGTACGACCGTTACTTCATCCACAAGGACGGTATCCGCTTCGAACTGCCGCAAGTGTTCTTCATGCGCGTGGCCATGGGCCTGGCGATTGAAGAGAAGCACAAAGAAGACCGTGCCATCGAGTTCTACAACCTGTTGTCGTCCTTCGACTACATGTCGTCGACCCCGACGCTGTTCAACGCCGGCACCCTGCGTCCACAGCTGTCCAGCTGCTACCTGACCACCGTGCCGGATGACCTGTCGGGCATCTACCACGCGATCCACGACAACGCCATGTTGTCCAAATTCGCTGGCGGCCTGGGCAACGACTGGACGCCGGTGCGTGCACTGGGTTCGTACATCAAGGGCACCAACGGCAAGTCCCAGGGCGTTGTACCGTTCCTGAAAGTGGTGAACGACACCGCCGTAGCGGTCAACCAGGGCGGCAAGCGCAAAGGCGCAGTGTGTGCCTACCTGGAAACCTGGCACATGGACATTGAAGAGTTCATCGAGCTGCGCAAGAACACCGGTGATGATCGTCGTCGTACCCACGACATGAACACCGCCAACTGGATCCCTGACCTGTTCATGAAGCGTGTCTTCGATGACGGCCAGTGGACCCTGTTCTCGCCATCCGAAGTGCCGGACCTGCACGACCTGACCGGCAAGGCCTTCGAAGAGCGCTACGAGTACTACGAAGCCCTGTCCCAGTACCCGGGCAAGATCAAGCTGTTCAAGACCATCCAGGCCAAAGACCTGTGGCGCAAGATGCTGTCCATGCTGTTTGAAACCGGCCACCCATGGCTGACCTTCAAAGACCCGTGCAACCTGCGCAGCCCGCAGCAGCACGTGGGCGTGGTCCACAGCTCCAACCTGTGCACCGAGATCACCTTGAACACCAACAAGGACGAGATCGCCGTTTGCAACCTGGGCTCGATCAACCTGCCGAACCACATCGTCAACGGCAAGCTGGACACCGCCAAGCTGGAACGTACCGTCAACACCGCAGTGCGCATGCTCGATAACGTAATCGACATCAACTACTACTCGGTGCCACAGGCGCAGAACTCCAACTTCAAGCACCGTCCGGTCGGCCTGGGCATCATGGGCTTCCAGGACGCTTTGTACCTGCAGCACATCCCTTACGGTTCGGATGCTGCGGTCGAGTTCGCCGACAAGTCCATGGAAGCGGTCAGCTACTACGCGATCCAGGCTTCCTGCGACCTGGCCGACGAGCGCGGCGCCTACGAGACGTTCCAGGGTTCGCTGTGGTCCAAGGGCATCCTGCCGCTGGATTCGCAACAGATCCTGATCGAAGCCCGTGGCCAGAAGTACATCGACGTTGACCTGAACGAATCCCTGGACTGGGCGCCGGTACGTGCCCGTGTGCAGAAAGGTATTCGTAACTCCAACATCATGGCCATCGCGCCGACCGCGACCATCGCCAACATCACCGGCGTATCGCAGTCGATCGAACCGACCTACCAGAACCTGTATGTGAAATCGAACCTGTCGGGCGAATTCACCGTGATCAACCCGTACCTGGTTCGCGACCTCAAGGCTCGCGGCCTGTGGGACTCGGTCATGATCAACGACCTGAAGTACTACGACGGTTCGGTGCAGCAGATCGAGCGCATCCCGCAAGAACTCAAAGAGCTCTACGCGACCGCCTTCGAAGTGGACACCAAGTGGATCGTTGACGCCGCCAGCCGTCGTCAGAAGTGGATCGACCAGGCCCAGTCCCTGAACCTGTACATCGCCGGTGCATCGGGCAAGAAACTGGACGTGACCTACCGCATGGCTTGGTACCGTGGCCTGAAAACCACTTACTACCTCCGTGCCCTGGCCGCGACCAGCACCGAGAAATCGACCATCAACACCGGTAAGCTGAACGCTGTTTCCAGCGGCAACCACGGTGATGATTCGGTGCTCGCTGCCCCTGCCGGTCCGGCGCCAGTGCCAAAAGCCTGCGCGATCGACGAGCCGGATTGCGAAGCTTGCCAATAA
- the flgE gene encoding flagellar hook protein FlgE, with the protein MSFNIGLSGLYAANKQLDVTGNNIANVATTGFKSSRAEFADIYAASKLGTGQNTIGNGVNLAAVSQQFTQGEVNASGGILDMAIQGGGFFVQKGSDGSLEYTRSGAFRADKDGYITNNTGTSRLQGYAADENGKITKGGLVDLQLNLANLPPKASTKVDSSSNLNSSEPVIDQSKKPFDPLKTDTFTTSYSTTLYDSQGNAHPMVQYVVKTDANEWQSYTLIDGRNPDGTPPTGNATDMKPPVPSTLTFDGAGNLKSIVTGGVAGTTLTIKDWVPGTVTDGVWKANDATANKDGIAINMSNVTQYNSATYRNPPVTDGYATGQITGLKVDGNGVLFATFSNQQSKAIGQISLASFNNEQGLQPAGGTTWRETFASGQPGYDSPQAGTLGSIVAGSLENSNVNLTNELVDLIKAQSNYQANAKTISTQSTIMQTIIQMT; encoded by the coding sequence ATGTCTTTTAACATCGGCCTTAGCGGCCTCTATGCGGCCAACAAACAACTGGACGTGACCGGCAACAACATCGCCAACGTCGCGACCACCGGCTTCAAATCGTCCCGTGCGGAATTCGCCGACATCTACGCCGCGTCCAAGCTCGGCACCGGCCAGAACACCATCGGCAACGGTGTGAACCTGGCGGCAGTGTCCCAGCAGTTTACCCAGGGTGAAGTGAACGCCAGCGGCGGCATCCTGGACATGGCGATCCAGGGTGGCGGCTTCTTCGTGCAGAAGGGCAGCGACGGTTCGCTGGAATACACCCGTAGCGGCGCCTTCCGTGCCGACAAAGACGGCTACATCACCAACAACACCGGCACTTCGCGCCTGCAAGGTTATGCGGCAGACGAAAATGGCAAGATCACCAAGGGTGGCCTGGTCGACCTGCAGCTGAACCTGGCCAACCTGCCGCCAAAGGCGTCCACCAAAGTGGATTCCAGCAGCAACCTGAACTCCTCTGAGCCGGTCATCGACCAGAGCAAGAAGCCGTTCGATCCGCTCAAGACCGACACCTTCACCACGTCCTACAGCACCACGCTGTACGACTCCCAGGGCAACGCCCACCCGATGGTGCAGTACGTGGTGAAAACCGACGCCAACGAATGGCAGTCGTACACCTTGATCGATGGCCGCAACCCTGATGGTACGCCGCCAACCGGTAACGCTACGGACATGAAGCCGCCTGTGCCTTCGACGTTGACCTTCGACGGTGCCGGTAACCTCAAGAGCATCGTGACCGGCGGTGTGGCTGGCACGACCTTGACCATCAAGGATTGGGTGCCAGGTACGGTGACCGACGGCGTCTGGAAGGCCAACGACGCGACGGCGAACAAGGACGGCATTGCGATCAACATGTCCAACGTCACCCAATACAACTCGGCCACCTACCGCAACCCGCCGGTCACCGATGGCTACGCCACCGGCCAGATCACCGGCCTGAAAGTCGACGGCAACGGCGTGCTGTTCGCTACGTTCAGCAACCAGCAGAGCAAGGCCATCGGCCAGATCTCCCTGGCCAGCTTCAACAACGAGCAGGGCCTGCAACCGGCTGGCGGCACCACCTGGAGAGAGACCTTCGCGTCAGGCCAGCCGGGCTACGACTCCCCGCAAGCGGGCACCCTGGGTTCGATCGTGGCCGGTTCCCTGGAGAACTCCAACGTCAACCTGACCAACGAGCTGGTGGACCTGATCAAGGCCCAGAGCAACTACCAGGCGAACGCCAAGACCATCTCCACCCAGAGCACCATCATGCAGACCATCATCCAGATGACCTGA
- the flgD gene encoding flagellar hook assembly protein FlgD, protein MAIVDTTTNTAVQDLFNTKVKTATNNVASTATAATGNQSLGKDAFLQLLVTQLKNQNPLSPQDNGAFVAQLAQFSSLEGINTLNDSVNAISSNFSSSQALQASSLVGRSIITQTDKALVDTSKSMTGSVAVTSAVGNVSVKITDKDGNVVRTVDMGAQSAGTADFIWDGKNDKGEVAAAGTYTFTATTKNDKGDAVVLATSLPATVTSVTLSKTGGEMLLNLAGGMGSVKLSQIQTIGT, encoded by the coding sequence ATGGCCATCGTTGATACCACCACCAACACGGCAGTCCAGGACCTTTTCAACACCAAGGTCAAGACCGCAACAAACAATGTGGCGAGCACCGCCACTGCGGCCACGGGCAACCAGTCCCTGGGCAAGGATGCGTTCCTGCAACTGCTGGTCACCCAGCTGAAGAACCAGAACCCGCTGTCGCCCCAGGACAACGGCGCGTTCGTCGCCCAGCTGGCGCAATTCAGCAGCCTGGAAGGCATCAACACCCTGAACGACTCGGTGAATGCGATTTCCAGCAACTTCAGCTCGTCGCAAGCGCTGCAAGCGTCGTCGCTGGTGGGGCGTTCGATCATCACCCAGACCGACAAGGCCTTGGTGGATACCAGCAAGAGCATGACCGGTTCCGTCGCCGTCACCTCGGCGGTGGGCAACGTCTCGGTGAAGATCACCGACAAAGACGGCAACGTGGTGCGCACCGTCGATATGGGCGCGCAGAGCGCCGGTACGGCCGACTTTATCTGGGATGGCAAGAACGACAAGGGTGAGGTCGCCGCAGCGGGCACTTACACCTTTACCGCCACCACCAAAAATGACAAAGGCGACGCGGTTGTCCTGGCGACTTCCCTGCCAGCCACCGTCACCAGCGTGACCTTGAGCAAGACCGGCGGCGAAATGCTGCTGAACCTTGCCGGCGGCATGGGCAGCGTCAAGCTGTCGCAAATTCAGACTATCGGTACATAG
- the flgC gene encoding flagellar basal body rod protein FlgC — MSLSSVFNIAGSGMSAQTTRLNTVASNIANAETVSSSIDQTYRARHPVFATMFQGGQAGGSDSLFQDQGNAGSGVQVLGVVEDQSNLEARYEPNHPAANEKGYVYYPNVNVVEEMADMISASRSFQTNAEMMNTAKAMMQKVLTLGQ, encoded by the coding sequence ATGTCCCTGTCCAGTGTTTTCAATATTGCCGGTAGTGGCATGAGCGCGCAGACCACGCGTCTGAACACCGTCGCCAGTAACATCGCCAACGCCGAAACCGTGTCGTCGAGCATTGACCAGACCTACCGCGCCCGTCACCCGGTGTTCGCCACCATGTTCCAGGGCGGCCAGGCCGGTGGCAGCGATTCGCTGTTCCAGGACCAGGGCAATGCCGGTTCCGGCGTGCAGGTGCTGGGCGTGGTCGAAGACCAGAGCAACCTGGAAGCCCGCTACGAGCCTAACCACCCGGCCGCGAACGAAAAGGGTTACGTCTACTACCCCAACGTCAACGTGGTCGAGGAAATGGCTGACATGATTTCCGCCAGTCGCTCGTTCCAGACCAACGCGGAAATGATGAACACCGCCAAAGCCATGATGCAGAAGGTCCTGACCCTGGGTCAGTGA
- the flgB gene encoding flagellar basal body rod protein FlgB — MSISFDKALGIHEQALGFRAQRAEVLANNIANADTPNYKARDLDFSAVLAAQQDKTKNGTFALNMTNNRHIEAQGLSSGDESLLYRTPMQPSIDQNTVDAQLEQSAYAENSVNFQASFTLLNSKFKGLMSALRGE, encoded by the coding sequence ATGAGCATCAGCTTCGATAAAGCGCTCGGTATCCATGAACAAGCCCTGGGCTTCCGCGCCCAGCGTGCCGAAGTCCTGGCCAACAACATTGCCAACGCCGATACCCCGAACTACAAGGCTCGGGACCTGGACTTCTCCGCCGTGCTCGCTGCACAGCAGGACAAGACCAAGAACGGCACCTTCGCCTTGAACATGACCAACAACCGTCATATCGAAGCGCAAGGCCTGAGCAGTGGGGACGAGTCGCTGCTGTATCGCACGCCGATGCAGCCGTCGATCGACCAGAACACCGTCGACGCCCAGCTGGAGCAATCGGCCTACGCCGAGAACTCGGTGAACTTCCAGGCCAGCTTTACCCTGCTCAACAGCAAATTCAAAGGGCTGATGTCAGCCCTGCGTGGAGAGTAA
- the cheR gene encoding protein-glutamate O-methyltransferase CheR: protein MSTGNLDFEQFRVFLEKACGILLGENKQYLVSSRLNKLMEQQGIKSLGELVQRIQGQPRSGLKEMVVDAMTTNETLWFRDTYPFEVLKSKVLPEAIKASPGQRLRIWSAACSSGQEPYSISMSIDEFERTNMGQLKAGAQIVATDLSGTMLTNCKTGEYDSLALGRGLSQERLQRYFDPKGAGRWAVKAPIKSRVEFRSFNLLDSYASLGKFDMVFCRNVLIYFSAEVKKDILLRIHGTLKRGGYLFLGASEALNGLPDHYQMVQCSPGIIYQAK, encoded by the coding sequence TTGTCTACGGGTAATTTGGATTTCGAACAGTTCCGGGTCTTCCTGGAAAAAGCCTGTGGCATATTGCTCGGTGAAAACAAGCAGTACCTGGTATCCAGCCGTCTCAACAAGCTGATGGAACAGCAGGGCATCAAGTCGTTGGGCGAGCTGGTTCAACGTATCCAGGGGCAGCCGCGCAGCGGGCTCAAGGAAATGGTGGTCGATGCCATGACCACCAACGAAACCCTGTGGTTTCGTGACACCTACCCGTTTGAAGTGCTCAAGAGCAAAGTGCTGCCGGAAGCCATCAAGGCCAGCCCGGGCCAGCGCTTGCGCATCTGGTCGGCGGCCTGCTCCTCGGGGCAGGAGCCGTATTCGATCTCGATGTCCATCGATGAGTTCGAGCGGACCAACATGGGCCAACTGAAAGCCGGTGCGCAGATTGTTGCCACCGACCTGTCCGGCACCATGCTCACCAACTGCAAGACCGGCGAGTACGACAGCCTGGCCTTGGGCCGAGGTTTGTCCCAGGAGCGCCTGCAGCGTTACTTTGACCCGAAAGGGGCAGGGCGTTGGGCGGTCAAGGCGCCGATCAAGAGCCGCGTGGAGTTTCGCTCGTTCAACCTGCTCGACAGCTACGCCAGCCTGGGCAAGTTCGACATGGTGTTCTGCCGCAACGTGCTGATCTACTTCTCGGCCGAAGTGAAGAAAGACATCCTGTTGCGCATCCATGGCACGCTCAAGCGTGGGGGCTATCTGTTCCTCGGTGCTTCCGAAGCGCTGAACGGTCTGCCGGATCATTACCAGATGGTGCAGTGCAGCCCTGGGATCATCTACCAGGCCAAGTAA
- a CDS encoding chemotaxis protein CheV, with the protein MAGVMDSVNQRTQLVGQNRLELLLFRLDGKQLYGINVFKVREVLQCPKLTIMPKSSPVVCGVANIRGATIPILDLSLATGSAGLQDRENPFVIITEYNTKTQGFLVRSVERIVNMNWEEIHPPPKGTGRDHYLTAVTRVDNQLVEIIDVEKILAEVAPTSEAISVGVVDAETAHKAISLRVLTVDDSSVARKQVTRCLQTVGVDVVALNDGRQALDYLRKLVDEGKKPEEEFLMMISDIEMPEMDGYTLTAEIRNDPRMQKLHIILHTSLSGVFNQAMVKKVGADDFLAKFRPDDLANRVVDRIKAADHG; encoded by the coding sequence ATGGCAGGAGTAATGGATTCAGTAAACCAGCGCACACAGCTGGTAGGGCAGAATCGCCTGGAGTTGTTGCTTTTTCGCCTGGATGGCAAACAGCTGTACGGCATCAACGTGTTCAAGGTGCGGGAAGTGTTGCAGTGCCCCAAGCTGACGATCATGCCCAAGTCCAGCCCGGTGGTGTGTGGCGTGGCCAACATCCGTGGCGCGACCATTCCGATCCTTGACCTGTCCCTGGCTACCGGCTCGGCAGGTTTGCAGGACCGCGAAAACCCTTTCGTGATCATCACCGAGTACAACACCAAGACCCAGGGTTTCCTGGTGCGCTCGGTGGAGCGCATCGTCAACATGAACTGGGAAGAGATCCATCCGCCGCCCAAGGGCACCGGCCGCGATCACTACCTCACGGCGGTGACGCGGGTGGACAACCAGTTGGTGGAAATCATCGACGTGGAGAAAATCCTCGCCGAAGTGGCGCCCACCTCGGAAGCGATTTCCGTCGGTGTGGTCGACGCCGAGACGGCGCACAAGGCGATCTCGCTGCGCGTGCTGACGGTGGACGACTCCTCGGTGGCGCGCAAGCAGGTGACCCGGTGCCTGCAAACCGTCGGCGTAGACGTGGTGGCCCTCAATGATGGGCGCCAGGCGCTGGATTACCTGCGCAAACTGGTCGATGAAGGCAAGAAACCGGAAGAAGAATTCTTGATGATGATTTCCGACATCGAGATGCCGGAAATGGACGGATACACCCTCACGGCCGAGATACGCAACGATCCACGCATGCAAAAATTGCATATCATCCTGCATACTTCATTGTCGGGCGTATTCAACCAGGCGATGGTCAAGAAGGTCGGTGCTGATGACTTCCTGGCCAAATTCCGTCCGGATGACCTGGCAAACCGGGTTGTCGACCGGATCAAGGCAGCAGATCACGGCTAG
- the flgA gene encoding flagellar basal body P-ring formation chaperone FlgA: MDIKTTVSRHLDLTRYCRLFCVPLALLALGLGTTARADNVTLPDLLIGVTQGFLEFTVEDYLATTQTPGRYEIQVNQLDPRLRMPMCDKELTATLESPAQPIGRVTVKVRCEGAAPWTVFVPAQVKLFRDVVVVARPLKRTGIIGFEDVVLRERDISQISQGYLTSVDQAVGQKLTRPVVTDQVITLVHLEQAEVIRKGDQVVISASSGALQVKMPGEALSNGGMSEQIRVKNLNSNRVIKARVTAPGQVEVAL, from the coding sequence ATGGATATTAAAACGACAGTTTCCCGACACCTTGACCTGACACGGTATTGCCGCTTGTTTTGCGTACCGCTGGCGCTGCTTGCCCTGGGATTGGGCACCACGGCCCGCGCGGACAACGTCACCTTGCCTGATCTACTTATCGGCGTCACCCAAGGGTTTCTTGAGTTCACTGTAGAAGATTATCTGGCGACCACCCAGACACCCGGGCGATATGAAATCCAGGTCAACCAACTCGACCCGCGCTTGCGCATGCCGATGTGCGACAAGGAATTGACAGCCACCCTGGAAAGCCCCGCCCAGCCGATTGGCCGCGTGACCGTGAAGGTGCGTTGCGAGGGCGCTGCGCCGTGGACGGTATTCGTGCCGGCGCAGGTCAAGCTGTTCCGCGATGTGGTGGTGGTGGCGCGGCCGCTGAAGCGTACCGGCATCATCGGTTTTGAAGACGTTGTGCTGCGTGAACGCGATATCAGCCAGATCAGCCAGGGCTATCTCACTTCGGTCGATCAGGCGGTCGGGCAGAAATTGACCCGACCAGTGGTCACCGATCAGGTCATTACCCTGGTGCATCTGGAACAGGCCGAGGTCATTCGCAAGGGCGATCAGGTGGTGATTTCCGCCAGCAGCGGTGCCTTGCAGGTAAAAATGCCGGGGGAAGCGCTATCCAATGGCGGCATGAGTGAACAGATCAGGGTGAAGAACCTCAACTCCAACCGCGTGATCAAGGCACGGGTGACGGCACCGGGCCAGGTCGAGGTGGCCCTATAG